The genomic stretch TTCAGTGGATTCGGGCGGAAGAATCGCTAATGGCCGCGCTGCGCCTCGCTCGATCGCTTGAATTACCCCAGTGGTGTATTGCCGCAGGATCTATCCGTAATTTGGTCTGGGATCGAATACATGGCTTTGATTTTCAGCTGGCCGAAATCGATCTGATTTATTGGGATGACCGCGACATCTCGAGCGAGCGCGATCAGGCTGCGCAACAGCAATTGTCGCAACTCGCGCCCCACTGGCAATGGGATGTGTGCAATCAAGCTGGCGTGCATCGCTGGTATCGTAATCAGAACGGCCAAGCGATTGTGCCGTTTTCATCGACCTTGGCGGCCATGGCCAGCTGGCCAGAAACCGCCACCGCAATTGGCGCCTCACTCGATCAGCATGACGCATTGCACATCTGGGCGCCGCCCTTATACGGCGGAGAGTCGGCTTTGCTGGATTTATTCGCTTTGCGCTTACGTCACAATCCAACGCAAGTATCGCGCGCGGTGTTTGAGCAGCGAGTACAGGACAAGCAGTTTTTACAGCGCTGGCCCAAATTGCATTTGATGAAAGCATACAATCAGGCAGACTGTTAGAATGGAGGAAAAAAGGAGCTGCAATGTTGTGGTCTGAAGCGATTGCTTTGATTCGCCGCCGCCGTACACTGGCGCTGGCGAGTATGTCGGCGCAGATGCCCGGTTATCCGCATGTGTCTTGGCTGCCTATGGTGGCCGATGAGGCTGGGCGACCATTGTTGGTGATGAGCCGTTTGGCCGAACACACCCAAAATATTCTGCAAGACGCCAAGGTCAGTGTGTTACTGCATGAGGAAGAGATGGCGCTAGATAAAGCGCGCCTCACTATTGTGGGGGATTTGCAGCCCGCCACGCTCGATGAGCTGCTCGCCGCACGCTTGGCGCGTTACAATCCTGAATTAGCCAGTTATCTGCAAATGAGTGATTTTGCAGTGTGGCGCTTGTGGCCGCGCCGTGCGCGGTATATCGCCGGTTTTGGCAAAATGGGCTGGATCGAAGGCGAGCAGTGGGAAAGTGCTTTTGCGCTCAGTTTGCCGCAAGAAGCACAATTAATCGCCGAATTTAGCCCCGCCACGGCATTTGAGCTGGTGGGAGTTGATCTCGGTGGCTGTGATTTGCGCCGCGATCAAGTGTTGCAACGTTATGAGTTTGCACAAGCTGCCCGCAGTATTGATGAAGTTACAATGGCGCTAGAACAATTATTGCAAGGAATTTAATCGAATGAGCACGCGCGTTTTATTTGTGGAAGATGATGCTGATCTGGCCGAATTGATCGGTGGCTTTTTGCGCTCGTTTGAATTTTCGGTTGATGTTCTCAGTGATGGTAATGGTGTTATCGACAGCGTGAGAGCCAATCCGCCCGAGTTGATTTTGCTCGACATTATGTTGCCCGGCAAAGATGGATTAACGCTGTGTCGTGAGTTGCGCGAGTTTTACGCCGGCCCGATTATTTTGCTGACCTCGCTCAATAGCGATATGAATCAGATTTTGGGTTTTGAAATTGGCGCGACCGATTATGTGGTGAAAACCACGCCGCCATCGGTGTTGCTGGCGCGCATACGTGCGCACTTGCGCCATGTCGGCCAAAAAGGCTCGGATTTGATTGCCTCGGCGCCGGCGAAAGATCAATCGGTACTCAATTTTGGCAAACTACAAATCGACGCGCGCAATCGCAGCTCGAAATACCGCGGCCAGCCTATGGGTCT from Chitinibacter sp. SCUT-21 encodes the following:
- a CDS encoding nucleotidyltransferase family protein; this encodes MCAEIRLGTIDLLPQNMQQLIQWIRAEESLMAALRLARSLELPQWCIAAGSIRNLVWDRIHGFDFQLAEIDLIYWDDRDISSERDQAAQQQLSQLAPHWQWDVCNQAGVHRWYRNQNGQAIVPFSSTLAAMASWPETATAIGASLDQHDALHIWAPPLYGGESALLDLFALRLRHNPTQVSRAVFEQRVQDKQFLQRWPKLHLMKAYNQADC
- a CDS encoding CREG family protein — encoded protein: MLWSEAIALIRRRRTLALASMSAQMPGYPHVSWLPMVADEAGRPLLVMSRLAEHTQNILQDAKVSVLLHEEEMALDKARLTIVGDLQPATLDELLAARLARYNPELASYLQMSDFAVWRLWPRRARYIAGFGKMGWIEGEQWESAFALSLPQEAQLIAEFSPATAFELVGVDLGGCDLRRDQVLQRYEFAQAARSIDEVTMALEQLLQGI
- the rstA gene encoding two-component system response regulator RstA, encoding MSTRVLFVEDDADLAELIGGFLRSFEFSVDVLSDGNGVIDSVRANPPELILLDIMLPGKDGLTLCRELREFYAGPIILLTSLNSDMNQILGFEIGATDYVVKTTPPSVLLARIRAHLRHVGQKGSDLIASAPAKDQSVLNFGKLQIDARNRSSKYRGQPMGLSTSDFDLLWELASHAGEILSRDHLLKKLRGIEYDGLDRSMDVAISRLRKKLDDDPLDPLKIKTIRNKGYLFAADIWWQEE